A single genomic interval of Carassius carassius chromosome 24, fCarCar2.1, whole genome shotgun sequence harbors:
- the LOC132103777 gene encoding sphingomyelin phosphodiesterase 5-like has translation MSLRESPFPNFFLEGLHAVGWGLIFPCFWLLDRVLAICISTSLERMLRREMECYLHPLQVVFGSVFFFILFVISTPFALLGFVLWAPLQAVRRPFAYHHQEQIIPMEDRNARWEETGKVSFGFLTGNLCMLSDGVARFNNIGHTQNRAAYIGKSIVQGVTRPHICIFVDSPSSCSTITPSSSLIPQAAPSSYGSIDVSATNPLEDIRETDNLPKTNCVQNCNQHKDPPRRQFRDADVPVEVSALFPSSVDVMCFQEVFDKRAAMKLTRALGPLYGHILYDVGVYACQPAGTCSSFKFFNSGLFLASRYPVMEAEYHCFPNGRGEDALAAKGLLTVKVEIGLRKGEKKMVGYINCTHLHAPEGDGAIRFEQLNMLTKWINEFQAVTRREDEMVMFDVLCGDFNFDNCSSGDRLEQSHRVFEDYTDPCRAGAGREKPWVIGTVLEQSTLYDENVRTPDSLQRTLETEDLRKDYICPPRAVEGVPLVCPEPDEPWTGRRIDYLLYRESSVSSHGKTELEELMYVTQLAGLTDHVPLAFRLCVSLDPQPTDASLL, from the exons ATGTCTTTAAGAGAGTCTCCTTTCCCAAATTTCTTCCTGGAAGGTCTCCATGCCGTAGGATGGGGTCTGATCTTCCCTTGTTTCTGGCTCCTGGACCGTGTCCTCGCCATCTGCATCTCCACCAGTCTGGAGCGCATGTTGCGGCGCGAGATGGAGTGCTACCTCCACCCTCTTCAGGTCGTCTTCGGCTCCGTCTTCTTCTTCATCCTGTTCGTGATCTCCACGCCGTTCGCCCTTCTGGGGTTCGTGCTGTGGGCGCCGCTGCAGGCTGTACGCCGGCCGTTCGCGTATCATCATCAGGAGCAGATCATTCCCATGGAGGATCGCAATGCTAGATGGGAAGAAACGGGGAAAGTCAGTTTCGGGTTTTTGACAGGAAACTTGTGCATGCTTTCCGATGGCGTTGCACGCTTCAATAACATTGGGCACACGCAAAACCGCGCGGCGTACATCGGGAAAAGCATCGTGCAGGGTGTTACACGCCCTCACATCTGTATCTTTGTCGATTCTCCCAGCAGCTGTAGCACCATTACGCCATCCAGCAGTTTGATCCCGCAAGCGGCGCCATCCTCGTACGGATCCATAGATGTATCCGCGACCAATCCATTGGAAGATATTCGTGAAACCGACAACCTTCCCAAAACTAACTGCGTTCAGAACTGCAACCAGCACAAGGATCCGCCTCGGAGGCAATTCCGGGATGCAGATGTGCCGGTGGAAGTGTCCGCTCTGTTCCCGTCCTCCGTGGACGTTATGTGTTTCCAGGAGGTTTTCGATAAGCGAGCTGCTATGAAGCTCACACGGGCTCTTGGTCCACTCTACGGACACATCCTCTACGACGTCGGCGTCTACGCCTGCCAGCCTGCTGGAACATGCTCGTCTTTTAAGTTTTTTAACAGCGGTTTGTTCCTGGCTAGTCGCTATCCCGTGATGGAGGCTGAGTATCACTGCTTTCCCAATGGACGAGGAGAAGATGCTCTGGCTGCCAAAGGACTGCTCACTGTAAAG GTGGAAATCGGGTTACGAAAAGGAGAGAAGAAAATGGTCGGGTATATTAACTGCACTCACCTGCACGCTCCTGAAG GGGATGGAGCCATTCGCTTCGAGCAGCTGAACATGTTGACCAAATGGATCAATGAGTTCCAGGCAGTGACCAGACGAGAAGATGAGATGGTGATGTTTGATGTGCTCTGTGGAGACTTTAACTTTGACAACTGCTCttctg GAGACAGGTTGGAGCAAAGCCACCGTGTGTTTGAGGACTATACGGACCCCTGCAGAGCCGGAGCCGGGAGAGAGAAGCCCTGGGTCATCG GAACCGTGTTGGAGCAGTCGACGCTCTATGATGAGAACGTAAGGACACCAGACAGCCTTCAGCG GACTCTGGAGACTGAAGACCTGCGTAAGGACTATATTTGTCCTCCGAGGGCAGTCGAAGGTGTTCCTCTGGTCTGTCCTGAGCCTGATGAGCCCTGGACGGGACGCCGAATCGATTACCTTCTGTATCGAGAGAGCTCAGTCTCCAGTCACGGCAAAACT